A stretch of the Pseudomonas sp. ACM7 genome encodes the following:
- a CDS encoding MBL fold metallo-hydrolase, whose translation MQTPNTALIRETFPVGPLQCNCTIIGDPITKKAIVVDPGGNHELILARLDALGLKVVSIIHTHAHLDHFLASGQLKEKTGATLHLHKEDQFLWDNLEMQCQMFGVPYTPVPSPDRWLADDEELACGCGVALHTPGHTPGSMSFWFSEAKLLIAGDTLFRRGVGRTDLWGGDQATIVRSIKQRLYTLDEEATVVTGHGPDTRLGDEMRENPFVRA comes from the coding sequence ATGCAAACCCCGAATACAGCCCTCATCCGCGAAACCTTCCCCGTCGGCCCATTGCAGTGCAACTGCACGATCATCGGCGACCCGATTACTAAAAAAGCCATCGTGGTCGATCCAGGTGGTAATCACGAACTGATCCTCGCGCGGCTCGACGCACTGGGCCTGAAGGTAGTCAGCATCATTCATACCCATGCGCACCTCGATCACTTCCTGGCTTCCGGTCAGTTGAAGGAGAAAACCGGCGCAACCCTGCACCTGCATAAAGAAGATCAATTTCTGTGGGACAACCTGGAGATGCAGTGCCAGATGTTCGGTGTGCCCTACACTCCGGTGCCGTCGCCGGATCGCTGGTTGGCCGATGATGAAGAACTGGCCTGCGGTTGCGGCGTGGCGTTGCACACGCCGGGTCATACGCCGGGTTCCATGAGCTTTTGGTTTTCAGAGGCTAAGCTGCTGATTGCCGGTGACACGTTGTTTCGTCGCGGGGTAGGGCGCACGGATTTGTGGGGGGGCGATCAGGCAACCATCGTGCGGTCGATCAAGCAGCGGCTGTACACCCTCGATGAAGAGGCGACGGTGGTGACCGGGCATGGTCCGGACACCCGTCTGGGCGATGAAATGCGCGAGAACCCTTTTGTGCGGGCCTGA
- a CDS encoding OmpA family protein, which produces MFTKQRLIIVATAVALLSGCASPNPYDNQGQADGGSTGMSKTAKYGGLGALAGALAGAAIGHDNRGKGALIGAAVVGASAAGYGYYADQQEKKLRASMANTGVEVQRQGDQIKLIMPGNITFATDSANIASGFYQPLNNLAGSLKEFSQNQIEIVGYTDSTGSRQHNMDLSQRRAQSVATYLTSQGVSGANLSARGAGPDNPIASNGDVNGRAQNRRVEVNLKAIPGQQYGGQQQGTVQQYP; this is translated from the coding sequence ATGTTCACCAAGCAGCGTTTGATTATTGTCGCTACGGCTGTGGCCTTGCTGTCTGGCTGCGCCTCGCCTAACCCTTACGACAACCAGGGCCAGGCCGACGGTGGTTCCACGGGCATGAGCAAAACCGCTAAATACGGTGGCCTCGGCGCTCTGGCCGGTGCTCTGGCCGGTGCCGCCATCGGTCACGATAACCGTGGCAAGGGCGCGCTGATTGGCGCTGCGGTGGTGGGTGCTTCCGCTGCCGGTTACGGTTATTACGCCGACCAGCAAGAGAAAAAGCTGCGCGCCAGCATGGCCAACACCGGGGTGGAAGTGCAGCGCCAGGGTGATCAGATCAAACTGATCATGCCGGGTAACATCACCTTCGCCACCGATTCGGCGAACATCGCGTCGGGTTTCTATCAGCCGTTGAACAATCTGGCGGGCTCGCTCAAGGAGTTCAGCCAGAACCAGATCGAGATCGTCGGCTACACCGACAGCACCGGCAGCCGCCAGCACAACATGGACCTGTCCCAGCGTCGCGCCCAGAGCGTGGCGACTTACCTGACGTCTCAGGGCGTGAGCGGTGCCAACCTGTCGGCTCGCGGTGCCGGGCCGGATAACCCGATTGCCAGCAACGGTGACGTCAATGGTCGGGCGCAGAACCGCCGGGTCGAGGTCAACCTGAAGGCGATTCCGGGTCAGCAGTATGGTGGTCAGCAGCAGGGTACGGTTCAGCAGTACCCTTGA
- a CDS encoding asparaginase: MDLPKLAIAALGGTVSMQASNTGEGVIPTVSGETLLASVPELATLAQVTVETLGLLPSASLDFDFLLSVLSWANVQIRQGAVGVVITQGTDTLEETATFFDYLWDNDEPLVLTGAMRSAAQAGADGPANLLDACRVALAESSRHRGVHVVMNGQIHSANAVRKTDSLALQAFSSPIVGPVGMLMENTVNYLRLPVQRRVLPLPQLTTQKIALLEASLCADTLLIENILELGYDGLVIAGFGAGHVGASWTDVIETIARKIPVIVATRTGSGSTAQSTYGFIGSEMDLISKGALMAGFLCPRKARILLWLLVGCQRQDEVARFLVQN, translated from the coding sequence ATGGACCTGCCCAAACTGGCCATTGCGGCGCTCGGCGGCACCGTGAGCATGCAAGCCAGCAACACCGGCGAAGGGGTGATCCCGACCGTCAGCGGCGAAACCCTGCTGGCCTCGGTGCCAGAGTTGGCGACCTTGGCACAGGTCACCGTAGAAACGCTCGGACTGTTGCCCAGTGCCTCACTGGATTTCGACTTTTTGCTGAGCGTCCTTTCCTGGGCTAATGTTCAAATCAGACAAGGTGCGGTGGGTGTTGTCATCACTCAAGGCACAGACACCCTCGAGGAAACCGCCACATTTTTTGACTATTTGTGGGACAACGACGAGCCGTTGGTCCTGACCGGCGCCATGCGTTCGGCAGCCCAGGCAGGGGCCGATGGTCCGGCGAATCTGCTGGATGCTTGCCGGGTTGCACTGGCTGAAAGCAGCCGTCATCGAGGCGTTCACGTGGTGATGAACGGACAGATTCATTCAGCGAACGCCGTCCGCAAAACCGATTCATTAGCATTGCAGGCGTTTTCCTCCCCCATCGTTGGTCCTGTCGGCATGCTGATGGAAAACACCGTCAACTATCTGCGCCTGCCAGTCCAGCGCAGGGTCCTGCCGCTGCCCCAGCTGACCACACAGAAGATTGCCCTGCTGGAAGCGTCACTTTGCGCCGATACCCTGTTAATCGAGAACATCCTAGAACTGGGTTACGACGGACTGGTGATTGCGGGTTTCGGTGCAGGACACGTTGGCGCGAGCTGGACAGATGTAATTGAAACCATCGCCAGAAAAATCCCTGTCATCGTTGCCACCCGGACAGGTTCCGGCTCCACGGCTCAATCGACCTACGGATTTATTGGCAGCGAGATGGACCTGATCAGTAAAGGTGCATTGATGGCTGGATTTCTCTGTCCACGCAAAGCCAGAATCCTGCTGTGGCTGCTCGTCGGCTGCCAGCGACAAGATGAAGTGGCGCGCTTTCTCGTTCAAAACTGA
- a CDS encoding nitrilase family protein, giving the protein MSEPTSPVRVAVVQFDPQVGRQNREANLRNSLELALEAANDGANLIVLPELSSTGYFFKTRQDAFDHSEAVPSGPSVQSWMDFARQHKVYLVAGLTERDGMQLFNTGVLVGPDGFIGKYRKAHLWNLEKLWFTPGDLGFPVFDTPIGRIGMLICWDIWFPEVPRILSQQGADIICSLNNWVWTPPPLFDDAGKCMASYLTMTAAHVNNVFIAAASRIGEERGARYLGCSLIAGTNGWPIGQVASADKQEILFADIDLTSSRSAPIWNNLNDLHRDRRADLYDQMLGYTQHPCLPR; this is encoded by the coding sequence ATGAGCGAGCCAACAAGTCCTGTTCGTGTAGCAGTCGTGCAATTCGATCCACAAGTCGGCAGGCAAAATCGCGAAGCAAATCTGCGTAACAGCCTGGAATTAGCGTTGGAAGCGGCAAATGACGGTGCGAATCTCATCGTCCTGCCCGAGCTTTCAAGCACAGGTTACTTCTTTAAAACCCGGCAGGATGCGTTCGATCATTCGGAGGCCGTTCCCAGCGGGCCGAGCGTGCAGAGCTGGATGGACTTTGCCCGCCAGCACAAGGTTTATCTGGTCGCCGGTTTGACGGAGCGCGACGGCATGCAGCTGTTCAACACCGGCGTTCTTGTCGGGCCTGACGGCTTCATCGGCAAGTACCGAAAAGCACATTTATGGAATCTGGAAAAATTGTGGTTCACGCCGGGCGATCTAGGCTTCCCGGTTTTCGACACCCCAATCGGTCGTATAGGGATGTTGATCTGCTGGGATATCTGGTTCCCGGAAGTACCGCGCATTTTGAGCCAGCAAGGCGCCGACATTATTTGCAGCCTGAACAACTGGGTCTGGACCCCGCCACCCCTGTTCGATGACGCCGGCAAGTGCATGGCGTCGTACCTGACGATGACGGCGGCTCACGTCAATAATGTGTTTATTGCGGCGGCGAGCCGGATCGGCGAAGAGCGAGGTGCACGTTACCTGGGTTGTTCGCTGATCGCGGGCACCAATGGCTGGCCGATTGGCCAGGTGGCTTCAGCGGACAAGCAGGAGATCCTGTTTGCCGACATCGACCTGACCAGCTCGCGCAGCGCGCCCATCTGGAACAACTTGAACGATTTGCATCGCGATCGTCGAGCCGATCTCTACGATCAAATGCTCGGCTACACCCAGCACCCTTGTCTGCCGCGCTGA
- a CDS encoding LuxR C-terminal-related transcriptional regulator, protein MTDLSPHPGPASVAVAVLDGRFFRPPLPDGHVLRPRLCERLSAGLGGRLLLVSAPAGFGKSSLAVEFCQGLPAHWQSLWLGLSPRDSDPGRFLERLLEGLQDFFPRLGSQSLGLLKMRQRHQPFAFEEWLDGLLDELAVHLSASTPLLLVLDDYHLAQGPVLDRCLQFFLNHLPDGLLVMVTSRQRPDWHLARLRLSRQLLELNEQDLRLTHDEALTLLDRHSSSLRGEALESLIQRSEGWVAGLRFWLLAASEAGSQGALPQALHGGEGLIRDYLLEEVIDCLPAEVQSFLYDTAPQERFCSELCDAVREAHDSAEILRFLLAHQVFLVPLDENGHWYRYHHLFSDLLRTRPTAQAMVPAASLHLRACRWFNAQGLLDEAVEQALRAGHLDVAANLVQNLSEEQLLAEQNVGMLLRWKMDLPDSLLISTPRLIVLYSWALGLACQLDAAEELASHLSRFLPAPSATAQKSMLAQWLALSGIIARGRGNRELTLLYCTEAQESLPAKRYGQRLMCLSTLSNLAIADGDLWRARGLNRESLELAQRVGNPLFEALAHYDRARVLQARGEILRSLDEVRQGLQRLQRLSPQRLYAVRARLTLYEGFLLALRLQPQTARARLQAGLNEARACRDISVLIGHCVIARLEGSSGEFAKAFAELAEAERLMHIWDVPPIYYLAMITLVKCELWLAQGRTDLAEAWLARLGQTYNGEHAAAPPEFHPHLPLHIELQQALLEVIQGQPMLAEGRLNALLEHGQQTGRQLLSVMALTQKVTLLLGCGREPEARKALSQALEAAAGGVLQPFDRLLAEHSDWLRGQLQLGALTPVSQSLSEQLPTVAARPAAESSAAAEQLSTREMAVLRLIAQGCSNQEISDQLFISLHTVKTHASHINSKLGVERRTQAVARAKELGVLQ, encoded by the coding sequence ATGACTGATCTGTCCCCACACCCGGGCCCTGCAAGCGTTGCCGTCGCGGTACTGGACGGGCGTTTTTTTCGGCCTCCGTTGCCTGACGGCCATGTGCTGCGGCCTCGTCTGTGCGAACGCCTGAGTGCGGGCCTCGGTGGCAGGTTGTTGCTGGTCAGCGCGCCGGCGGGGTTTGGCAAGAGTTCGTTGGCGGTGGAGTTCTGTCAGGGCTTGCCGGCTCACTGGCAAAGTCTGTGGCTGGGGTTGAGTCCGCGAGACAGCGATCCCGGACGTTTTCTTGAGCGGTTGCTCGAAGGCCTCCAGGACTTTTTTCCGCGACTGGGCAGCCAGTCCCTGGGGCTGCTGAAAATGCGGCAGCGCCACCAGCCGTTTGCCTTTGAAGAATGGCTGGACGGTTTGCTCGATGAGTTGGCCGTGCACCTGTCTGCGAGTACGCCTCTGCTGTTGGTGCTGGATGACTACCATCTGGCGCAGGGCCCGGTTCTCGATCGCTGCCTGCAATTTTTCCTCAATCACCTGCCTGACGGCTTGCTGGTCATGGTCACCAGTCGGCAGCGGCCGGACTGGCATCTGGCGCGCCTGCGCCTGTCGCGGCAACTGCTCGAGTTGAATGAACAGGACTTGCGCCTGACTCACGATGAAGCCTTGACCCTGCTTGATCGGCACAGCAGCTCCTTGCGCGGCGAAGCGCTGGAGAGCCTCATCCAGCGCAGCGAAGGTTGGGTCGCCGGACTGCGTTTCTGGCTGCTGGCGGCGTCTGAAGCGGGCTCCCAGGGTGCTTTGCCGCAGGCCTTGCATGGCGGGGAAGGGCTGATCCGCGATTACCTGCTCGAAGAAGTTATCGATTGTCTGCCCGCCGAGGTGCAGTCATTCCTTTACGACACAGCACCTCAGGAACGCTTTTGCAGCGAACTGTGCGACGCCGTTCGCGAAGCCCATGACAGTGCCGAGATCCTGCGTTTTCTGCTGGCCCATCAGGTGTTCCTGGTGCCACTGGATGAGAACGGTCACTGGTATCGCTACCACCATTTGTTTTCCGACCTGTTGCGCACCCGGCCTACCGCGCAAGCGATGGTGCCGGCGGCCAGCCTGCACTTGCGCGCCTGTCGCTGGTTCAATGCCCAGGGACTGCTCGATGAAGCGGTTGAGCAGGCGTTGCGTGCCGGGCACCTGGACGTCGCGGCGAACCTGGTGCAGAACCTCTCCGAAGAACAACTGCTGGCCGAACAGAACGTCGGCATGTTGCTGCGCTGGAAAATGGACTTGCCCGACAGCCTGCTGATCAGCACGCCACGGTTGATCGTGCTGTACAGCTGGGCGTTGGGGCTGGCTTGTCAGCTGGACGCCGCCGAGGAGCTGGCCAGTCATTTGAGCCGCTTCCTGCCGGCCCCGTCGGCCACTGCGCAGAAATCCATGCTGGCGCAATGGCTGGCCCTGAGCGGGATCATCGCCCGCGGGCGCGGCAATCGCGAGCTGACGCTGCTCTATTGCACCGAAGCGCAGGAGAGCCTGCCCGCCAAACGCTACGGGCAACGCCTGATGTGCCTCTCGACCCTGTCCAACCTGGCCATTGCCGACGGCGACTTGTGGCGTGCCCGCGGGTTGAACCGTGAATCTCTGGAGTTGGCGCAACGGGTCGGCAACCCGCTGTTCGAAGCGCTGGCCCATTACGACCGCGCTCGCGTGCTGCAAGCGCGAGGGGAAATCCTTCGTTCGCTGGATGAAGTGCGTCAGGGGCTGCAACGCCTGCAACGGTTATCCCCGCAACGGCTGTATGCCGTACGCGCCCGACTGACTTTGTACGAAGGTTTTTTGCTAGCCCTGCGCTTGCAGCCCCAAACCGCACGGGCACGCTTGCAAGCCGGTTTGAATGAAGCACGCGCCTGTCGTGATATCAGCGTATTGATCGGTCATTGCGTGATCGCCAGGCTTGAGGGCAGCAGTGGCGAATTCGCCAAAGCCTTCGCTGAACTCGCCGAAGCCGAGCGCCTGATGCACATCTGGGACGTGCCACCGATCTACTACCTGGCGATGATCACCCTGGTCAAATGCGAACTCTGGCTGGCTCAGGGGCGTACCGATCTGGCCGAAGCCTGGCTCGCTCGCTTGGGTCAGACCTATAACGGTGAACACGCGGCAGCCCCTCCGGAGTTCCATCCGCATCTGCCGCTGCATATCGAGTTGCAGCAGGCCTTGCTGGAGGTCATTCAGGGGCAGCCGATGCTGGCCGAAGGACGATTGAATGCGTTGCTTGAGCATGGGCAGCAAACCGGCAGGCAACTGCTCAGCGTGATGGCACTGACTCAGAAAGTGACGTTATTGCTGGGGTGCGGACGCGAACCCGAAGCCCGCAAGGCCTTGAGTCAGGCGCTGGAAGCAGCGGCCGGGGGAGTTCTGCAACCGTTTGACAGGTTGTTGGCTGAACATTCGGACTGGCTGCGTGGACAACTTCAACTCGGTGCGCTGACGCCCGTTTCACAGAGCCTTTCAGAACAACTTCCGACAGTGGCAGCCCGTCCCGCAGCGGAGTCATCCGCCGCGGCGGAACAGCTCAGTACGCGGGAAATGGCTGTCCTGCGACTGATCGCCCAAGGCTGTTCGAATCAGGAGATTAGCGATCAGTTGTTTATCTCGCTGCACACGGTGAAAACCCATGCCAGCCATATCAACAGCAAGCTTGGGGTTGAACGGCGCACGCAGGCGGTCGCCAGGGCGAAAGAGTTGGGTGTATTGCAGTAA
- a CDS encoding PP2C family serine/threonine-protein phosphatase: protein MPEIPEDFSCKTTCAFVAGRSHLKTQTPCQDYVAARESNEVTCISLADGADSRARSDIGAQVAVTATLAFVCKNFESLWQNMDKHNVKAAQRLVNRCLDAFRRKSAKLGGDINDLACTLSFVAYSRGRYLAGHLGDGVIASVDADGQLLALSHPENGEIANTTLLLTDHKAASRLRLYRGQIEATTGFAIMSDGTAESLYDKSSGVPAPAIQELLEWNATLPRKKMREVLRDNLQQSIASKTGDDCSIGLLSILKHSIDVGQTSGVTVSEEK, encoded by the coding sequence ATGCCTGAGATCCCGGAAGACTTCAGCTGTAAAACGACCTGCGCGTTTGTGGCAGGACGCTCGCACCTCAAGACTCAAACGCCTTGCCAGGACTATGTCGCGGCCAGAGAGTCCAACGAAGTGACGTGCATTTCATTGGCCGATGGGGCTGACTCCAGAGCCAGATCCGACATCGGCGCCCAAGTAGCGGTCACGGCCACCCTGGCCTTTGTCTGCAAAAACTTTGAAAGCCTCTGGCAAAACATGGACAAACACAACGTGAAGGCAGCCCAGCGACTGGTCAATCGCTGCCTGGACGCGTTCAGACGCAAATCTGCAAAGCTCGGCGGCGATATCAACGACCTGGCCTGCACCTTGTCGTTCGTCGCTTACTCACGAGGCCGCTACCTGGCGGGCCACTTGGGCGATGGCGTTATCGCAAGCGTTGATGCGGACGGACAACTCCTGGCCCTTTCTCATCCAGAAAATGGCGAGATCGCCAATACCACCCTGCTTCTGACTGACCATAAAGCGGCGTCGCGGCTCAGGTTGTACCGTGGGCAAATAGAAGCCACCACTGGCTTCGCGATCATGAGCGACGGCACCGCAGAAAGCCTCTATGACAAATCCAGCGGCGTCCCCGCCCCGGCGATCCAAGAGCTGCTGGAGTGGAATGCAACGTTGCCCAGAAAAAAAATGAGGGAAGTGTTGCGTGACAACCTGCAACAGTCCATCGCCAGTAAAACCGGAGATGACTGCTCCATCGGCTTACTGTCGATCCTGAAGCACTCCATCGACGTGGGGCAGACATCCGGAGTGACTGTCTCAGAGGAGAAATGA
- a CDS encoding tryptophan--tRNA ligase, whose protein sequence is MTTRTRILTGITTTGTPHLGNYAGAIRPAILASRDSNADSFYFLADYHALIKCDDPLRIQRSRLEIAATWLAGGLDVDRVTFYRQSDIPEIPELTWLLTCVAAKGLLNRAHAYKASVDKNIETGEDPDAGITMGLYSYPVLMAADILMFNAHKVPVGRDQIQHVEMARDIGQRFNHLFGQGKEFFTMPEALIEESVATLPGLDGRKMSKSYDNTIPLFSSAKEMKDAISRIVTDSRAPGEAKDPDNSHLFTLFQAFATPAQSDEFRSELLQGLGWGEAKNRLFQLLDNELGESRERYHQLIERPADLEDILQIGAKKARSVATPFLHELREAVGLRSFVAQTQVATTTKKKAAKAARFVSFREEDSSFRFRLLAADGEQLLLSRNFADGKTAGQVTKQLQSGQPLDVRSEDRSFSVWLEGECVADSPTFADDAARDVAIDTLRVALTPVQE, encoded by the coding sequence ATGACGACTCGTACCCGTATCCTCACCGGCATCACCACCACCGGCACGCCTCACCTGGGCAACTACGCCGGCGCCATCCGCCCGGCGATCCTTGCCAGCCGTGACAGCAATGCCGATTCGTTCTACTTCCTGGCCGACTACCACGCCCTGATCAAATGCGATGACCCGCTGCGCATCCAGCGCTCGCGTCTGGAAATCGCCGCGACCTGGTTGGCCGGTGGCCTGGATGTGGACCGCGTAACCTTCTATCGCCAGTCCGACATCCCGGAAATCCCCGAGTTGACCTGGCTGCTGACCTGCGTTGCCGCCAAGGGCCTGCTCAATCGCGCCCACGCCTACAAGGCTTCGGTGGACAAGAACATCGAAACCGGCGAAGACCCGGACGCCGGCATCACCATGGGCTTGTACAGCTACCCGGTGCTGATGGCCGCGGACATTCTGATGTTCAACGCCCATAAGGTGCCGGTCGGCCGTGACCAGATCCAGCACGTGGAAATGGCCCGTGACATCGGTCAGCGCTTCAATCACCTGTTCGGTCAGGGCAAAGAATTCTTCACCATGCCCGAGGCGCTGATCGAAGAAAGCGTCGCCACGCTACCCGGCCTCGACGGTCGCAAGATGTCGAAGAGCTACGACAACACCATTCCGTTGTTCAGCAGCGCCAAGGAAATGAAGGACGCGATTTCGCGGATCGTCACCGACTCCCGTGCGCCGGGCGAGGCGAAAGATCCGGACAACTCGCACCTGTTCACCTTGTTCCAGGCCTTCGCCACCCCGGCGCAGTCCGACGAATTCCGCAGCGAACTGTTGCAGGGCCTGGGGTGGGGGGAGGCGAAGAATCGTCTGTTCCAGCTGCTGGACAACGAATTGGGCGAGTCCCGCGAGCGTTATCACCAGCTGATCGAACGCCCGGCGGATCTGGAAGACATCCTCCAGATCGGCGCCAAGAAGGCCCGCTCGGTGGCGACACCGTTCCTTCACGAACTGCGTGAAGCGGTTGGCCTGCGCTCTTTCGTCGCTCAGACCCAGGTCGCGACCACCACCAAGAAGAAAGCCGCGAAAGCCGCGCGTTTTGTCAGTTTCCGCGAAGAAGACAGCAGCTTCCGTTTCCGTCTGCTGGCGGCCGATGGCGAGCAGCTGCTGTTGTCGCGCAACTTCGCCGACGGCAAAACCGCAGGTCAAGTGACCAAGCAGTTGCAATCGGGTCAACCGTTGGATGTGCGCAGTGAAGACCGCAGCTTCAGCGTCTGGCTGGAAGGCGAGTGCGTGGCCGACAGCCCGACTTTCGCTGACGACGCCGCTCGCGACGTCGCCATCGACACTTTGCGGGTTGCTCTGACGCCAGTTCAGGAATAA
- a CDS encoding alpha/beta hydrolase — protein MRETPVVIDGPVGQLESLYLDNEQPRGLALICHPNPVQGGTMLNKVVSTLQRTARDAGLITLRFNYRGVGASEGTHDMGTGEVDDAQAVAEWLRAKHPELPLTLFGFSFGGFVAASLGGRLEAKGEQLKHLFMVAPAVMRLGDQDQLPQHGELTLIQPETDEVIDPQLVYEWSDKLERPHELLKVAECGHFFHGKLTDLKDLILPRLSN, from the coding sequence ATGCGCGAAACCCCTGTAGTGATTGATGGCCCGGTTGGTCAACTGGAGTCCCTCTACCTGGATAACGAACAGCCCCGCGGCCTGGCGCTGATCTGCCATCCGAACCCGGTGCAGGGCGGCACCATGCTCAACAAAGTCGTCTCGACCTTGCAGCGCACCGCGCGTGACGCAGGTTTGATTACTTTGCGCTTCAACTACCGTGGCGTCGGTGCCAGTGAAGGCACCCACGATATGGGCACGGGCGAAGTCGATGACGCCCAAGCCGTTGCCGAATGGCTACGAGCCAAGCACCCCGAGTTGCCGCTGACGCTGTTCGGATTCTCCTTCGGCGGTTTTGTTGCAGCAAGTCTCGGCGGACGTCTGGAAGCCAAGGGTGAGCAGCTCAAGCACCTGTTCATGGTCGCGCCTGCGGTGATGCGTCTGGGCGATCAGGATCAACTGCCGCAACACGGCGAGCTGACCCTGATTCAGCCAGAAACCGACGAAGTCATTGATCCGCAGCTCGTTTACGAATGGTCCGACAAGCTCGAACGCCCCCATGAGCTGCTGAAAGTGGCAGAATGCGGACACTTTTTTCATGGCAAGCTGACCGATCTCAAGGATCTGATCCTGCCGCGTCTTTCGAATTGA
- a CDS encoding YhcB family protein, with the protein MEHSLLVWLLPTLALVVGVAIGFLIARLVPNAAPSSTQRQLDDVQERFDSYQNEVVTHFNSTATLVKKLTASYQEVQDHLAEGANRLALDEQTRQRLLASLHADAAQAPRERLTPPRNQEPPRDYAPKAPNAPGMLDEHYGLKK; encoded by the coding sequence GTGGAACACTCGCTCTTAGTTTGGTTGTTGCCGACTCTTGCCCTGGTTGTGGGTGTCGCCATTGGTTTCCTGATCGCTCGCCTGGTGCCGAATGCCGCGCCTAGCAGCACACAACGTCAGCTGGATGACGTTCAGGAACGTTTCGACAGTTATCAGAACGAGGTGGTCACCCACTTCAACAGCACTGCAACGCTGGTCAAGAAACTGACTGCGAGCTATCAGGAAGTGCAGGATCATCTCGCCGAGGGTGCCAACCGCCTGGCCCTGGACGAGCAGACCCGCCAACGCCTGCTGGCCTCCCTGCACGCCGACGCGGCCCAGGCCCCGCGCGAACGCCTGACGCCACCGCGCAATCAGGAGCCGCCACGCGATTACGCCCCCAAAGCCCCGAACGCGCCGGGCATGCTCGATGAGCATTACGGCCTGAAGAAGTAA
- the zapE gene encoding cell division protein ZapE, translated as MTPLERYQADLKRPEFFHDAAQETAVRHLQRLYDDLVAASHSKPGLFGKLFGKKDAAPVKGLYFWGGVGRGKTYLVDTFFEALPFKEKVRTHFHRFMKRVHEEMRTLGGEKNPLTIIAKRFSDEARVICFDEFFVSDITDAMILGTLMEELFKNGVTLVATSNIVPDGLYKDGLQRARFLPAIALIKQNTEIVNVDSGVDYRLRHLEQAELFHFPLDDASHESLRKSFRALTPECTAAIENDVLMIENREIRALRTCDDVAWFDFRELCDGPRSQNDYIELGKIFHAVLLSGVEQMSVTTDDIARRFINMVDEFYDRNVKLIISAEVELKDLYTGGRLNFEFQRTLSRLLEMQSHEFLSRAHKP; from the coding sequence ATGACGCCCCTAGAACGATATCAAGCTGATCTGAAACGCCCGGAATTCTTCCATGACGCCGCGCAGGAAACTGCGGTGCGCCATTTGCAGCGCCTGTACGACGATCTGGTCGCGGCCTCGCACAGCAAACCGGGTCTGTTCGGCAAACTGTTTGGCAAGAAAGACGCGGCACCGGTCAAGGGTCTGTACTTCTGGGGCGGCGTCGGCCGTGGCAAGACCTATCTGGTCGACACCTTCTTCGAAGCGCTGCCGTTCAAGGAAAAGGTCCGCACTCACTTCCACCGCTTCATGAAGCGAGTGCACGAAGAGATGAGGACCCTCGGCGGCGAGAAAAACCCGCTGACCATCATCGCCAAGCGCTTCTCTGACGAAGCCCGGGTGATTTGTTTCGATGAGTTCTTCGTGTCCGACATCACCGACGCGATGATCCTCGGCACGCTGATGGAAGAGCTGTTCAAGAACGGCGTGACCCTGGTCGCGACCTCGAACATCGTGCCGGACGGTCTGTACAAGGACGGCCTGCAACGTGCGCGCTTCCTGCCGGCCATTGCGCTGATCAAGCAGAACACCGAGATCGTCAACGTCGACAGCGGCGTCGATTATCGTCTGCGTCACCTTGAGCAAGCGGAGCTGTTCCACTTTCCGCTGGATGATGCGTCCCACGAAAGCCTGCGCAAGAGCTTCCGCGCCCTGACGCCGGAATGCACGGCAGCCATCGAGAACGATGTGCTGATGATCGAGAACCGCGAAATTCGCGCCTTGCGTACGTGCGATGACGTGGCCTGGTTCGACTTCCGCGAACTCTGCGACGGCCCGCGCAGCCAGAACGATTACATCGAACTGGGCAAGATCTTCCACGCTGTGTTGCTCAGCGGTGTCGAGCAGATGAGCGTCACCACCGACGACATCGCCCGACGCTTTATCAACATGGTCGACGAGTTCTACGACCGCAACGTGAAGCTGATCATTTCCGCTGAAGTCGAGTTGAAAGACCTCTATACCGGCGGTCGCTTGAACTTCGAGTTCCAGCGCACCCTCAGCCGTCTGCTGGAAATGCAGTCTCACGAATTCCTGTCCCGGGCGCACAAGCCGTAG